Proteins encoded within one genomic window of Blattabacterium cuenoti:
- the gcvT gene encoding glycine cleavage system aminomethyltransferase GcvT: MKDNFNLKKTILYECHIKLKAKMTPYSGFLMPLQYTSSLKEHMSVRNSVGIFDVSHMGKFLLKGKESQKLLQYLTTNDISKITYGQAQYSCFVNHLGGIIDDLIIYKISEVEFLLIVNASNIEKNKKWIYKNIKNKENLKFLDLSQRDSILSIQGPNSLKSIQKFTNISLDKIPFYHFVIGKFAGVDEVLISRTGYTGSKGFELYIHNKYAENIWNEILKIKTNSFKVIPCGIASRDSLRLEMGYRLYGQDISESITPIEAGLSWITKLEKKFIAREILKEQKKEGKYKKFLSFVIEEKGKIPRKGFLLKDKNNFVVGNVTSGSFSPILKKGIGLGYLNDSEKNSYFVSIRGKNIPIRIVKLPFVKI; the protein is encoded by the coding sequence ATGAAGGATAATTTTAATTTAAAAAAAACAATTTTGTATGAATGTCATATTAAGTTAAAAGCTAAAATGACTCCTTATTCTGGATTCTTAATGCCTCTTCAATATACCTCTTCTTTAAAAGAACATATGTCCGTAAGAAATTCTGTGGGAATTTTTGATGTAAGTCATATGGGAAAATTTCTTTTAAAAGGAAAAGAATCTCAAAAATTACTTCAATATTTAACAACAAATGACATAAGTAAAATCACATATGGACAAGCTCAATACTCTTGTTTCGTTAATCATTTAGGAGGAATTATAGATGATTTAATTATTTATAAAATTTCAGAAGTAGAATTTTTACTTATAGTTAACGCATCTAATATTGAAAAAAATAAAAAATGGATTTATAAAAATATAAAAAATAAAGAGAATTTAAAATTTTTGGATCTCTCTCAAAGAGATTCTATATTATCCATACAAGGACCAAATTCTTTGAAATCTATTCAAAAATTCACGAATATTTCATTAGATAAAATTCCTTTCTATCATTTTGTAATAGGAAAATTTGCAGGAGTAGATGAAGTTTTGATATCTAGGACAGGATATACAGGATCAAAAGGATTTGAGCTTTACATTCACAATAAATATGCAGAAAATATTTGGAATGAAATTTTAAAAATCAAAACGAATTCTTTCAAAGTGATTCCTTGTGGAATCGCTAGTAGAGATTCATTGAGATTAGAAATGGGATATCGGTTGTACGGACAAGATATTTCTGAAAGTATTACCCCTATAGAAGCTGGATTATCTTGGATTACAAAATTAGAAAAAAAATTTATCGCAAGAGAAATATTGAAAGAACAAAAAAAAGAAGGAAAATATAAAAAATTTCTATCTTTCGTAATAGAAGAAAAAGGAAAAATTCCTAGAAAAGGATTTTTACTGAAAGATAAAAATAATTTTGTTGTTGGAAATGTAACTTCTGGATCTTTTTCTCCAATTTTAAAAAAAGGAATCGGATTAGGATATCTAAATGATTCAGAAAAAAATTCTTATTTTGTTTCAATAAGAGGAAAAAATATACCCATTAGAATAGTAAAATTACCTTTTGTAAAAATTTAA
- the nusB gene encoding transcription antitermination factor NusB has product MLIRRHFRIKSLQFLYAQYLSKMNSKKVEENMLKSIEELHNLYISLLYLILKIRDRAIIKIKKNKISKNLDPTQKLAYNSVIKILSNNKHLLEYNSEKILWKKKDEYIFFIIEEIKKSKFFINFVEKSNSSFENDKIFIIKYYQSFLIPNKKLKECVEEQYTIEIYDLCIAHTMVCKTLQYIKLSTPKNFQLYNIYNNNENKKFIINLYRNTISHKKEFNSLINRISNNWNIHRISMIDLIILQMAICEFLYFPNIPPKATMNEYIEIAKMFCMEKSKIFINGILDQVFKLLYNKNKIFKIGKGLM; this is encoded by the coding sequence ATGTTAATAAGACGACATTTCAGAATAAAAAGTTTACAATTTTTATATGCTCAATACTTATCTAAAATGAATTCTAAAAAAGTAGAAGAAAACATGTTAAAAAGTATTGAAGAATTACATAATTTGTATATATCTCTTCTTTATTTAATATTAAAAATTAGAGATAGAGCTATCATAAAAATAAAAAAAAATAAAATTTCTAAAAATCTTGATCCTACTCAAAAACTAGCTTACAATTCTGTAATAAAAATATTGTCTAATAATAAACATTTATTAGAATATAATTCTGAAAAAATATTGTGGAAAAAAAAAGATGAATATATTTTTTTTATTATAGAAGAAATAAAAAAATCAAAATTTTTTATAAATTTTGTTGAAAAATCCAATTCTTCATTTGAAAATGATAAAATATTTATCATAAAATATTATCAAAGTTTTTTGATTCCAAACAAAAAATTAAAAGAATGCGTTGAAGAACAATATACTATAGAAATATATGATTTATGTATAGCACATACGATGGTTTGCAAAACTTTGCAATACATAAAATTGTCTACTCCAAAAAATTTTCAATTATATAATATTTATAATAATAATGAAAATAAAAAATTTATTATTAATTTGTATAGAAATACTATTTCTCACAAAAAAGAATTTAATAGTTTAATAAATAGAATCTCCAACAATTGGAACATTCATAGAATATCTATGATAGATTTAATTATATTACAAATGGCTATTTGTGAATTTTTATATTTTCCCAATATACCACCAAAAGCAACTATGAATGAATACATAGAGATAGCAAAAATGTTTTGTATGGAAAAAAGTAAAATTTTTATTAATGGGATATTAGATCAAGTATTCAAATTATTATATAATAAAAATAAAATATTTAAAATAGGAAAAGGATTAATGTAA
- the coaE gene encoding dephospho-CoA kinase (Dephospho-CoA kinase (CoaE) performs the final step in coenzyme A biosynthesis.), producing the protein MKSLLIGITGQMGSGKSLFSSFFKEKGIPVYSSDKRSKYLMNQKKNIKENIIKFFGKKSYKKNKINKTFLSKKVFKNSNALKLLCSIVYPSIFLDFKNWFFYQKTLFSIKESALLFESGSYKKCDLIITISSPTKKKIERVIKRDKLNEIQIMDRIRNQISDKEKEKHSDLIIRNNQNISFLQKEAERIHNKIMNIQNIIKKYGKR; encoded by the coding sequence ATGAAATCTTTATTAATAGGAATTACTGGACAAATGGGATCCGGAAAAAGTTTATTTTCTTCCTTTTTTAAGGAAAAAGGAATTCCTGTTTATTCTTCAGATAAAAGAAGTAAATATTTGATGAATCAAAAAAAGAACATAAAAGAAAATATTATTAAATTTTTTGGAAAAAAATCTTATAAAAAGAATAAAATAAACAAAACATTTTTATCTAAAAAAGTTTTTAAAAATTCTAATGCATTAAAATTGTTATGTTCTATAGTTTATCCATCTATTTTTTTAGATTTTAAAAATTGGTTTTTTTATCAAAAAACTCTTTTTTCCATAAAAGAATCTGCTCTCTTATTTGAAAGTGGATCATATAAAAAATGTGATTTAATTATTACTATTAGTAGTCCTACCAAAAAAAAAATTGAAAGAGTAATAAAAAGAGATAAATTAAATGAAATCCAAATTATGGATCGTATAAGAAATCAAATATCGGATAAAGAAAAAGAAAAACATTCTGATCTTATTATAAGAAATAATCAAAATATTTCTTTTTTGCAAAAAGAAGCAGAAAGAATTCATAATAAAATTATGAATATTCAAAATATCATCAAAAAATATGGGAAAAGGTGA
- a CDS encoding 6-pyruvoyl trahydropterin synthase family protein — protein sequence MKATISRKGYFSAAHKLYNPHWNYQENIEKFGKCAYLNYHGHNYKYIVSLTGEIDPETGFVFSLQKLKNLLCEEIEDLLDHKNINLDIKEFSHKNPTAENISIFIWKKIHKKISSSLNLKITLYETDNNFVQYEG from the coding sequence ATGAAAGCAACCATCAGCAGAAAAGGATATTTTAGTGCAGCACACAAACTTTACAATCCTCACTGGAATTATCAGGAAAATATTGAAAAATTTGGAAAATGTGCTTATCTAAACTATCATGGACATAATTATAAATATATTGTTAGTTTAACAGGAGAAATTGATCCAGAAACAGGATTTGTTTTCAGTTTACAAAAATTAAAAAATCTTCTTTGCGAAGAAATAGAAGATCTTTTAGATCACAAAAATATCAATTTAGATATTAAAGAATTTTCCCATAAAAATCCTACAGCGGAAAATATTTCTATTTTTATATGGAAAAAAATTCATAAAAAAATATCTTCTTCCTTAAATTTAAAAATAACTCTATACGAAACTGACAATAATTTCGTTCAATATGAAGGATAA
- a CDS encoding PaaI family thioesterase → MLKELNRLRKNTLMNTLQIKYIYVGTNFLVAKMPVNKKVFQPLGFLHGGATVALAESVGSLLSTLNVNKNFFNVFNVEISANHVRFVKEGIIFANAKIIHKGKTLHLIQIRILNDKKNLVSFCKMTNIIIPKKNIYF, encoded by the coding sequence ATGTTGAAAGAATTAAATAGATTGAGAAAAAACACATTGATGAATACCCTTCAAATAAAGTATATTTATGTGGGAACAAATTTTTTAGTTGCAAAAATGCCTGTTAATAAAAAGGTATTTCAACCTTTAGGATTTCTTCATGGAGGAGCCACAGTTGCATTGGCTGAGAGTGTTGGAAGTTTATTATCTACTTTAAATGTTAACAAAAATTTTTTTAATGTTTTCAACGTTGAAATTTCTGCGAATCATGTACGATTTGTTAAAGAAGGAATTATTTTTGCGAATGCAAAAATAATTCATAAAGGAAAAACTCTTCATTTGATTCAAATTAGAATTTTAAATGACAAAAAAAATCTTGTGAGTTTCTGTAAAATGACGAATATAATAATACCTAAAAAAAACATATATTTTTGA
- a CDS encoding 30S ribosomal protein THX, with amino-acid sequence MGKGDKKTRRGKIKNKTYGNLRPNPKNYKNYKKKKKKN; translated from the coding sequence ATGGGAAAAGGTGACAAAAAAACTAGAAGAGGAAAAATAAAAAATAAAACTTATGGAAATCTTCGTCCGAATCCAAAAAATTATAAAAATTATAAAAAAAAGAAGAAAAAAAACTAA
- the yajC gene encoding preprotein translocase subunit YajC, protein MFFILIQQNPIINTLWMFALIFIVFYFFMIRPQIKKQKIEKKFQENIKKGNYIVTSSGIHGKIIEITNNFFVLETIIGKIKLERNTVSKELTQLRYGDLVKKNKEKEKKIIEKEKKIIEKEKKIIEKEKK, encoded by the coding sequence ATGTTTTTCATACTAATCCAACAAAATCCTATAATAAATACTCTTTGGATGTTTGCATTAATTTTTATAGTTTTTTATTTCTTTATGATACGTCCTCAAATAAAAAAACAAAAAATTGAAAAAAAATTTCAAGAAAATATAAAAAAAGGAAATTATATAGTGACAAGTTCAGGTATTCATGGAAAAATTATAGAAATAACAAATAATTTTTTTGTATTAGAAACTATTATAGGAAAAATAAAATTAGAAAGAAATACTGTTTCTAAAGAATTAACTCAATTACGTTATGGAGACCTTGTAAAAAAAAATAAAGAAAAAGAAAAAAAAATAATAGAAAAAGAAAAAAAAATAATAGAAAAAGAAAAAAAAATAATAGAAAAAGAAAAAAAATAA
- a CDS encoding zinc metallopeptidase, whose product MNYYYWIVSIIFFISVLVSKILRNKFRFYSELQMNIHMSGKEVAEKMLSDNGIYDVNVLSVEGELTDYYDPLNKTVNLSEIVFYRKTVGAIAVAAHECGHALQHKVGYKMLKLRNQMVPILNFSSKLTNFTIMFGLAIFYSSEGENSFFLKLGIGLFSLAVIFSFITLPIEFDASKRALIWLKNKNIVNYQEYNQAKDSLKWAAMTYVVYALGSLSQLIYFMSFLNHKRDE is encoded by the coding sequence ATGAACTATTATTATTGGATTGTTTCTATTATTTTTTTTATTAGTGTTCTTGTTAGTAAAATCTTAAGAAATAAGTTCAGGTTTTATTCAGAATTGCAGATGAATATTCATATGAGTGGGAAAGAAGTAGCGGAAAAAATGTTATCTGATAATGGAATTTATGATGTAAATGTTCTTTCTGTAGAAGGAGAATTAACGGATTATTATGATCCTTTAAATAAAACTGTTAATTTAAGCGAAATAGTTTTTTACAGAAAAACTGTGGGAGCAATTGCAGTTGCAGCACATGAATGTGGACATGCTTTACAACATAAAGTAGGTTATAAAATGTTGAAGTTAAGAAATCAAATGGTTCCCATTTTAAATTTTAGTTCAAAATTAACTAATTTTACAATTATGTTTGGACTTGCAATTTTTTATAGTTCAGAAGGAGAAAATTCTTTTTTTCTTAAGTTAGGAATAGGATTATTTTCTTTAGCAGTTATTTTCTCTTTCATTACTCTTCCAATAGAATTTGATGCAAGTAAAAGAGCTTTGATTTGGTTAAAGAATAAAAATATAGTAAATTATCAAGAATACAATCAGGCAAAAGATTCTTTGAAATGGGCGGCTATGACATATGTTGTTTATGCCTTAGGAAGTTTATCGCAATTAATATATTTTATGTCTTTTCTTAATCATAAAAGAGATGAATAA
- a CDS encoding isopentenyl-diphosphate Delta-isomerase, with protein sequence MIKKKENRIPLIGKKNQIIGFENKEKIHIEGLLHSAVSVFVFNTKNNMLMLQKRSSKKYHSSLLWTNTSCSHPRKNESVLTAAHRCLIEEMGFDCFLEQKFYFTYHELLNNGLIENELDHVFVGYYSLPPIINSKEVDNWKWITLKELIKDINISPDSYTIWLKIIIKDHLNKIN encoded by the coding sequence ATGATAAAAAAAAAAGAAAATCGCATTCCTTTGATAGGAAAAAAAAATCAAATTATTGGATTTGAGAATAAAGAAAAAATTCATATTGAAGGATTGTTACATAGTGCGGTTTCTGTTTTTGTTTTCAATACAAAAAATAACATGTTAATGTTGCAAAAAAGATCATCAAAAAAATATCATTCTTCTCTTCTTTGGACCAATACATCTTGTAGTCATCCTAGAAAAAATGAATCTGTTTTAACAGCTGCTCATCGTTGTTTAATAGAAGAGATGGGATTTGATTGTTTTTTAGAACAAAAATTCTATTTTACTTATCATGAATTATTAAATAATGGACTAATAGAGAACGAATTAGATCATGTTTTTGTAGGATATTATTCTCTTCCTCCCATAATCAATTCCAAAGAAGTAGATAATTGGAAATGGATAACGTTAAAAGAACTCATCAAAGATATTAATATTTCTCCAGATTCTTATACTATCTGGTTAAAAATAATTATAAAAGATCATCTAAACAAAATAAATTAA
- a CDS encoding NAD(P)/FAD-dependent oxidoreductase, whose translation MNIPTVNNLKRVVIIGAGFAGLQVAKKLKREKFQVILIDKNNYHTFQPLLYQVATAGLEPDSIAHSIRTIIKKKKNFFFRLAYVHYIDTKKQKIYTNVGSLSYDYLILATGSVTNYFGNKNIESFALPMKSIPEALDLRSLILQDFESALLTKDSKEKERLMTFVIVGGGPTGVELAGALAEMKRYVLPNDYPDLDIQQMNIHLLQASTRLLDGMSEKSAKQAFKNLKELGVTIWLDCLVKDYNGKIVFIDKNKRIESSNVIWAAGVKGAIIKGFLKEDMKGQRILVDDYLKAIRYKNIFAIGDIACMIKNPSYPNGYPMTAQPAIQQGNCLAKNLNLFSEKKPIKPFEYKNLGSMATIGRNKAVCDFPYFKLKGFLAWIIWMFVHLISLVGFRNRVIALMNWIIQYFHYHKSVRLIIRPFHRKKIN comes from the coding sequence ATGAATATTCCAACAGTAAATAATCTAAAAAGAGTTGTTATTATTGGCGCTGGGTTTGCTGGCTTACAAGTAGCAAAAAAATTAAAAAGAGAAAAATTTCAAGTTATACTTATAGATAAAAACAATTATCATACATTTCAACCTTTGTTATATCAAGTAGCTACAGCAGGTTTGGAACCAGATTCTATTGCACATTCTATTAGAACAATTATAAAAAAAAAAAAAAATTTCTTCTTTCGATTAGCATACGTTCATTACATTGATACAAAAAAACAAAAAATATACACAAATGTAGGATCTTTATCCTATGACTATTTAATTCTGGCTACAGGCTCTGTAACTAATTATTTTGGAAATAAAAACATTGAATCTTTTGCTTTACCCATGAAATCTATTCCGGAAGCATTAGACTTGAGAAGTCTTATTTTACAAGATTTTGAATCTGCTTTACTCACTAAAGATTCAAAAGAAAAAGAACGACTTATGACCTTTGTTATTGTTGGAGGCGGGCCAACTGGAGTAGAACTAGCTGGAGCTTTAGCAGAAATGAAAAGATATGTTTTACCAAATGATTATCCTGATTTGGACATTCAACAAATGAATATACACTTATTACAAGCTTCTACTAGATTGTTAGATGGTATGTCTGAAAAATCAGCAAAACAAGCTTTTAAAAATTTAAAAGAATTAGGAGTTACTATTTGGTTAGATTGTTTAGTAAAAGATTATAATGGAAAAATTGTTTTTATAGACAAAAATAAGAGGATAGAATCCTCTAATGTAATATGGGCTGCAGGAGTAAAAGGAGCAATCATAAAAGGATTTCTAAAAGAGGATATGAAAGGTCAAAGAATTTTAGTAGATGATTATCTAAAAGCAATTAGATACAAAAACATCTTCGCTATTGGCGATATTGCTTGTATGATAAAAAATCCATCTTACCCCAATGGTTATCCTATGACGGCACAACCAGCTATACAACAAGGAAATTGTCTTGCAAAAAATTTAAATCTTTTTTCAGAGAAAAAACCTATAAAACCTTTTGAATATAAAAATTTAGGATCCATGGCAACTATTGGAAGAAACAAAGCAGTATGTGATTTTCCATATTTTAAATTAAAAGGGTTTCTAGCATGGATCATATGGATGTTTGTTCATTTAATAAGTTTAGTTGGATTTAGAAATAGAGTCATTGCTTTGATGAATTGGATCATTCAATATTTTCATTATCATAAAAGTGTAAGATTAATCATAAGACCGTTTCATAGAAAAAAAATTAATTGA
- a CDS encoding ABC transporter ATP-binding protein, which translates to MCGLFAFSKKYFKKYKFRLFRGFILILVSNILTLLPIPYIGKSINTIKNIFVFFSKNQSISSIFFNNLKTDIFIDTSIILIVPIIGGVVKYHMRQCIITTSRMIEFDIKNEIFSHYQKLSLSFYKKNSTGDLMNRITEDVSFIRQYIGPGVMYFVNLIVLFFMVFVQMLRLDKTLTLYGILPIPVLFISIYYISVFITRKSEEVQNYQSLICSFIQETFSGIQIIKSFVSEISFQEKHKNILLKYKKKNIELAKIDIFLSSIIIFFVGISHLLIIFFGGKKFFEGKIKNVGTLAEFFTYINVLVFPFIILGWVVSIVERAKVSQIRINKFLQEIPEIFNNSLIKTKIFGKIQFKNVGFIYDSNLIVNKDRIKTISEISFTLHKGKTLILTGETGSGKTTIGRLITRLYDPNQGEIFVDNISLKSHNLYNFRNCIGYVPQEPFLFSDSIYNNIAFGSIEKEVESCKVYDAARKAMIEDEILHFKNGYETIIGERGITLSGGQKQRICIARAIIRNPSILVLDDSFSAIDQNTRKLIICSLKKKMKNTTIIIITHDLSYISDFDLVITLKNGKIFKMGDRSIFC; encoded by the coding sequence ATGTGTGGTTTATTTGCTTTTAGCAAAAAATATTTTAAGAAATATAAGTTTCGTTTGTTCAGAGGATTTATATTAATTTTAGTATCAAATATTTTAACTTTACTTCCTATTCCTTATATAGGAAAATCTATTAATACAATAAAAAATATTTTTGTTTTTTTTTCTAAAAATCAATCTATATCATCTATATTTTTTAATAATTTAAAAACAGATATTTTCATTGATACAAGTATCATATTAATAGTTCCAATTATAGGTGGGGTAGTGAAATATCATATGCGACAGTGTATTATTACAACATCAAGAATGATAGAATTTGATATAAAAAATGAAATTTTTTCGCATTATCAAAAATTAAGTTTATCCTTTTATAAAAAAAATTCAACTGGAGATTTAATGAATAGAATTACTGAAGATGTTTCTTTTATTAGACAGTATATTGGTCCAGGAGTTATGTATTTTGTTAATCTTATAGTTTTGTTTTTTATGGTATTTGTACAAATGTTACGTTTAGATAAAACTTTGACCCTTTACGGAATATTACCTATTCCAGTTCTTTTTATTTCTATTTATTATATCAGTGTTTTTATCACTAGAAAAAGTGAAGAAGTTCAAAATTATCAATCTCTTATTTGTTCTTTTATACAAGAAACTTTTTCTGGAATTCAGATTATTAAATCATTTGTTTCTGAAATTTCTTTTCAAGAAAAACATAAGAATATTCTATTAAAATATAAAAAAAAAAATATTGAATTAGCAAAAATTGATATTTTTTTATCTTCTATAATAATATTTTTTGTTGGAATTAGTCATTTACTAATTATTTTTTTTGGAGGAAAAAAATTTTTTGAAGGAAAAATAAAAAATGTAGGGACTCTTGCTGAATTTTTTACCTATATAAATGTATTAGTTTTTCCGTTTATTATTTTAGGATGGGTTGTTTCTATTGTTGAAAGAGCAAAAGTATCACAAATACGTATAAATAAATTTTTACAAGAAATTCCTGAAATATTCAACAACAGTTTAATAAAAACTAAAATTTTTGGTAAAATTCAGTTTAAAAATGTTGGGTTTATTTATGATTCAAATTTGATAGTAAATAAAGATAGAATTAAAACTATAAGCGAAATTTCTTTTACTCTTCATAAAGGAAAAACTTTAATATTGACTGGAGAAACAGGATCAGGAAAAACTACTATAGGAAGATTAATAACTCGTTTATATGATCCAAATCAAGGAGAAATATTTGTTGACAATATATCTTTGAAATCTCATAATTTATACAATTTTAGAAATTGTATAGGATATGTTCCTCAAGAACCTTTTCTATTTTCAGATTCAATTTATAATAATATTGCTTTTGGAAGTATTGAAAAAGAAGTAGAATCATGTAAAGTTTATGATGCTGCTAGAAAAGCAATGATAGAAGATGAGATTCTTCATTTTAAAAATGGATATGAAACTATTATAGGAGAAAGAGGAATTACTTTATCAGGAGGTCAAAAACAAAGAATATGTATAGCAAGAGCTATTATAAGAAACCCTAGTATTCTTGTATTGGACGATAGTTTTTCTGCTATAGATCAAAATACTAGAAAATTAATAATTTGTTCTTTAAAAAAAAAGATGAAAAATACAACTATTATAATTATAACTCATGATTTATCTTATATCTCTGATTTTGATCTTGTTATTACTTTGAAAAATGGAAAGATATTTAAAATGGGAGATCGTAGTATTTTTTGTTAG
- a CDS encoding chorismate-binding protein, which yields MKQKQITFLSLYRKIIKNYSDRKSFVLFKKPYENRIFFYSQNKKNNKKEKFFLIRSFDHKNTIEIHPKKIYFINIKNLQIETSDSHEKNNDYENNSYVLTYSHKYKNLIKKAISSIKNGFLKKVVVSRFIKFSFCRFSFKRTFQKLIFYYPNAFISLWYDSYYGFWIGASPELLIKSYDKEFKTISLAGTVFGNNKKWTKKELEEHKIVTEYLVTLLRIYSGNIYVGKTRIINMGHLFHLQTPINFSFFNKPNYFEILKKIHPTPSICGFPKKKSLDFIKENEEYQRGFYTGYIGTVDNNNNIELYLNLRCAKINLDKKEISLYAGSGITKQSIADKEYLETENKIKNILSQLIFFL from the coding sequence TTGAAACAAAAACAAATAACTTTTTTAAGTTTATATAGAAAAATAATTAAAAATTATTCAGATAGAAAAAGTTTTGTTCTTTTCAAAAAACCATACGAAAATAGAATTTTTTTCTATTCTCAAAATAAAAAAAATAATAAAAAAGAAAAATTCTTTTTAATTAGAAGTTTTGATCATAAGAATACTATAGAAATACATCCAAAAAAAATATATTTTATAAATATAAAGAATCTTCAGATTGAGACTAGTGATAGTCATGAAAAAAATAATGATTATGAAAATAATTCTTATGTTTTAACTTATTCACATAAATATAAAAATTTAATTAAAAAAGCTATTAGTTCTATAAAAAATGGATTTTTAAAAAAAGTAGTTGTTTCTAGATTCATAAAATTTTCATTTTGTCGTTTTTCTTTTAAAAGAACTTTTCAAAAATTGATTTTTTATTATCCTAATGCTTTTATTAGTCTTTGGTATGATTCTTATTATGGATTTTGGATAGGAGCATCTCCAGAATTACTCATCAAATCTTATGATAAAGAATTTAAAACTATTTCTCTAGCTGGTACAGTTTTTGGGAATAATAAAAAATGGACAAAAAAAGAACTGGAAGAACATAAAATAGTAACAGAGTATCTTGTAACTTTATTAAGAATATATTCCGGAAATATTTATGTAGGAAAAACAAGAATTATTAATATGGGACATTTATTTCATCTTCAAACTCCTATCAATTTTTCATTTTTCAATAAACCTAATTATTTTGAAATTTTAAAAAAAATACATCCAACTCCTTCTATATGTGGATTTCCTAAAAAAAAATCCTTAGATTTTATTAAAGAAAATGAAGAATATCAAAGAGGTTTTTATACAGGATATATTGGAACAGTTGATAATAACAATAATATAGAATTGTATCTTAATTTAAGATGTGCAAAGATTAATTTAGATAAAAAAGAAATATCATTATATGCCGGAAGTGGAATCACTAAACAAAGTATTGCAGATAAAGAATATTTAGAAACAGAAAATAAAATAAAAAATATTTTATCTCAATTAATTTTTTTTCTATGA